Proteins encoded within one genomic window of Phototrophicus methaneseepsis:
- a CDS encoding DUF4272 domain-containing protein: protein MDEPRIQNARAVAYRALCLGAILKRGEFEITLQGLDDDYALPEDARRHMTSKHHDLNDQLYKWVDDENLTQYLIDTERTLLQKPLGSWRERTIISMSWRVESLGVMLWALRYLDSIPPFDVQFEPDDVLYPLDVLTPTVDFVWRAQLRPARTLIQMRDRAEGWNWRARATELERLGVQPPNGVPFREIIHETAHKARDKGHVPYLIDNDFPAFGKPFAELDSEQYALVSNIAYERYTALSWLCELSAAWEGIRIDR from the coding sequence ATGGACGAACCGAGGATACAGAACGCACGCGCTGTAGCCTACCGTGCGTTGTGTTTGGGGGCCATCCTCAAACGGGGGGAATTCGAGATCACTCTACAGGGCCTCGATGACGATTACGCTTTGCCCGAAGACGCACGCCGTCACATGACCTCTAAGCACCACGATTTAAATGATCAACTCTATAAGTGGGTTGATGACGAAAACCTCACCCAATATCTCATCGATACAGAACGTACATTACTCCAAAAACCACTGGGCTCATGGCGAGAACGCACCATCATTAGCATGAGCTGGCGCGTGGAATCTTTGGGGGTGATGTTATGGGCACTGCGTTATCTGGATTCGATCCCGCCATTTGATGTGCAGTTCGAACCAGATGATGTGCTCTATCCTCTGGATGTCCTCACACCGACTGTCGATTTTGTCTGGCGGGCCCAACTCCGGCCAGCACGGACGTTGATCCAGATGCGCGACCGGGCCGAGGGCTGGAACTGGCGAGCACGGGCAACCGAGCTAGAACGCCTGGGCGTACAGCCACCAAACGGCGTCCCATTCCGCGAGATCATCCATGAGACAGCCCATAAAGCGCGTGATAAGGGCCATGTGCCTTACCTGATCGATAACGACTTCCCGGCTTTTGGCAAGCCATTTGCAGAATTAGATAGTGAGCAATATGCGCTGGTGAGTAATATCGCCTATGAGCGTTATACCGCCCTGAGTTGGTTATGCGAGCTCAGTGCAGCCTGGGAAGGCATCCGCATCGACCGCTGA